Proteins encoded together in one Prevotella scopos JCM 17725 window:
- a CDS encoding NADH-quinone oxidoreductase subunit B: protein MEIRKPKIKSLPYNEWKDNDTLSKMASELNDGGTNLVLGNLDQLINWGRSNSLWSLTFATSCCGIEFMSVGCARYDFSRFGFEVTRNSPRQADLIMCAGTITNKMAPALKRLYDQMAEPKYVIAVGGCAISGGPFKDSYHVMRGIDEIIPVDVYIPGCPPRPEAIIYGMMQLQRKVKVEKFFGGVNHKQTSEERELGKSNSELIFDEKLGIRPEEIKEKREAAWDALKNPAPKPARPVVKPTAAAKPADAPAKVDATVTPSTESNSPKKETIVVNQPVTKEDVEKLGKEIDQIDAASKTTDETSTNN, encoded by the coding sequence ATGGAAATAAGAAAGCCAAAAATCAAGTCTCTTCCATACAATGAATGGAAAGACAACGACACGCTTAGCAAGATGGCAAGCGAACTGAATGATGGTGGAACTAACCTTGTTCTTGGTAATCTAGATCAGCTAATCAACTGGGGTCGAAGCAACTCTCTTTGGTCATTGACTTTCGCAACATCATGTTGTGGTATTGAATTTATGTCTGTTGGTTGTGCCCGTTACGATTTCTCTCGCTTTGGTTTTGAGGTAACTCGTAACTCACCACGTCAAGCTGACTTAATTATGTGTGCTGGTACTATCACTAATAAGATGGCCCCAGCTTTAAAACGCCTTTATGATCAGATGGCTGAGCCAAAGTATGTAATTGCTGTTGGTGGTTGTGCTATCTCTGGCGGTCCATTTAAGGATAGTTATCACGTCATGCGTGGTATCGATGAGATTATTCCTGTGGATGTTTATATCCCTGGTTGTCCTCCTCGTCCAGAGGCTATCATCTATGGTATGATGCAGCTTCAGCGCAAAGTAAAAGTTGAGAAATTCTTCGGTGGTGTTAACCATAAGCAGACTTCCGAAGAACGTGAACTGGGCAAGAGTAATTCTGAACTTATCTTCGATGAAAAGTTAGGAATACGTCCAGAGGAAATCAAAGAAAAGCGTGAGGCTGCTTGGGACGCATTAAAAAATCCTGCTCCAAAGCCTGCGCGTCCAGTGGTGAAACCAACTGCAGCTGCGAAACCTGCTGATGCCCCGGCTAAGGTAGATGCTACTGTTACTCCTTCTACAGAATCTAATTCTCCTAAGAAAGAGACGATTGTCGTTAACCAACCTGTAACAAAAGAAGATGTTGAGAAGTTGGGTAAGGAAATTGATCAGATAGATGCTGCAAGCAAGACTACGGACGAGACTTCTACTAACAATTAA
- a CDS encoding NADH-quinone oxidoreductase subunit A produces MYFTLFVTVLITAAFLVVAAYAIAKWIGPRSYNPAKGEPYECGIPTFGTSWLPVHIGYYLFAILFLMFDVETVFLYPWAVVVKAFGPLALATIGFFMLVLVFGLAYAWRKGALEWK; encoded by the coding sequence ATGTATTTCACACTTTTTGTTACCGTTTTGATAACGGCCGCATTCTTGGTAGTGGCAGCTTATGCTATTGCTAAGTGGATTGGTCCGCGTTCATACAATCCGGCGAAGGGTGAGCCTTATGAGTGTGGTATTCCGACTTTTGGAACCTCTTGGTTGCCAGTACATATCGGTTACTATCTCTTTGCTATCCTCTTCTTGATGTTTGACGTGGAGACTGTTTTCCTCTATCCATGGGCTGTTGTTGTAAAAGCATTTGGACCTCTCGCACTAGCTACGATTGGTTTCTTTATGCTGGTATTAGTATTTGGTCTTGCATATGCATGGCGGAAAGGAGCACTTGAATGGAAATAA